TCTCCAAGAATTGGCCGCGGGCGACCCGTTCGTCAGCAAGTGGGCGATGGTCCCCGCCGACATCACGGCCGGGCGCCACTGGATCACGGTGCTCACGTCGATGTTTCTGCACGGCAGCTGGTCGCATATCCTGGGCAACATGCTGTTCTTGTGGGTCTTCGGACCGGAGATCGAGGACTCGATGAACCCCGGCCGCTATCTCGTGTTCTACCTCATCGGCGGGGTGGCCGCGAACCTCGCGCAGGTCCTGGCGGGACCCGGGTCGACCGAACCGACGCTGGGCGCGAGCGGCGCGATCGCGGCGGTGATGGGCGCGTTCCTGATCACGTATCCTCGGGACAAAATCCGGACGGTCTTGTTCCTGGGTTTCTTCTTCACGGTGACGTTCCTGCCGGCATTTCTCCTGATCGGCCTCTGGTTCGTGATTCAGCTGATCAGTTTCGGCTCGATCACGAACGCCACGAGCGGCGCGAGCGGCGGCGTCGCCTACGCGGCGCACGTCGGCGGCATCTTATTCGGGGCGATCACCGCGCGGCTTTTCGAAGACCCGGGCCGGATCGAGGAGCCCGCGGGGTACCGCTAGTGCTTCGTGTTGCAAGTTCGACGAGGAAACAGGATTTCTGGCGCTAACGCGCCCGTAGGGCGCTGGCGGTAGTAATGAACACCACGTTCGCACTCAGTCCTTAGAGACGGCCTCCCGTGGCGGCCGTCAGATAAGACTGACAAAGCAGCACTAGCTGCTCTCTCGTCTTACGCATCAACGCCGGCGAGGCTCCCGCCTCCAGCACGGAGCGCATCGCGCCTGATATCGCTGCCAACATCATTTCTACGGCGAATTTGTCTGGCGGCGACGTCATATCCGGCGCTGTCTCAAGCATTGCTTCGACGGCCTTCCGTAAGCGTTGGAGCACTCGCTTCATCAACGCGGGTCCCCCGACGTCCGGCGCGATTTGGTAGAGGGCCACGGAAATGTCCGAGCGCTCCATCTTGACGCCCACGTATGCCTCGACCATCTGCCTGATCATCTCGGAGAGCGGCTCATGTTTTGCACGCTCACAAGCTGCCTCGACCCTATCGGAAACCACCTTCAGATGCCCTTTCAACACCGCAAATAACAGGGATTGTTTGTTCGGGAAGTACTGGTAGAGCGTTCCCACGGCAACGCCGGCCCGTTCCGCGACGCGTGTTGTCGTCAATCGGTCTGAGCCGTGGGTCAGCAAAACCTGAACAGTCGCTTCAGAAATCGCCTCAACCGTGACCGCGGCCCGCTCTTGAACAGGCGTTTTTCTTGGCTCAAACGCGGTTAGCGTGTCGGTCGCCATAATGCGAATAGCAGAACCGAAGAATCCTTCATAAAATCAGTATAGCACGAACGAAACACCCGGCCGAGGAGGAAATCTGGAATGATCGAACAGACTGATCTCGACGGTAGCTTCGTGCTGCCCGGCACGTCAATGAAAGTGAACCGCATGGGCTACGGAGCGATGCAACTTGCCGGCCCGCAGGTATGGGGACCTCCTCGCCATCTTGACGCCGCAATCGCGGTTCTGCGCAACGTCGTGGAGTCGGGCGTGAACCATATCGATACCAGCGACTTCTACGGCCCGCATGTTACGAATCAAATCATTCGACAGGCGCTCCATCCTTATCCGGAGGGCCTCGTGATCGCCACCAAGGTTGGCCTTCGTCGGGGTGCCGACAAATCTTGGATTCACGCCCTCTCCCGTCGGGAACTGATCGATGCCGTTCACAACAACCTCAGACATCTCGGCCTCGACATTCTCGATGTCGTCAACCTTCGGGTTGGCGAAGTAACTGGGCCCACCGAGGGCCCCATTGAGGCGCCGCTCACCGTCCTCGTTGAACTCAAGCGTCAAGGACTCATCCGCCAAATCGGTCTGAGCAACGTTACTCGCGAGCAGTTGGCGGAGGCGCAGACAATATCGGAGATCGTTTGCGTGCAGAATCTCTACAATGTTGCCCAAAGGAAAGACGATCCTTTCATCGACAACCTCGCTGCGCAAGGCATAGCCTACGTTCCGTTCTTCCCGCTCGGAGGCTTCACTCCACTGCAGTCGTCGGCGCTCGACGCAGCCGCGACAGCGCTTCGCGCCACACCCGTGCAGGTTGCGCTGGCGTGGCTCCTCCAACGCTCGCCGAACGTTCTGCTGATTCCGGGGACATCTTCTCTCACGCATCTTCGGGAAAATCTTCAGGCGTCGATGCTGCGGATTCCCCCTGACCTGCTTGCCAGCCTCGACTCGATCAACGGAGATCCAAACCGTTCATAGCGGTTCGTCCAGACGGTGCTCCGCGAGTGGGCCTACGCACGACTCTACCGCTCGAACGAGGAGCGCCGAACCGCGTTTCCGAAATGGCCGCACTATTACAATTAATATCGCCCCACACGGCGCCAGAAGGACGGGTCCCAGCGGTCGTGAGTGTCAACAACGTGTGTGGGAACCACGGCTAGCGGCTCAGCGAGATCACCGAGAGCAGCTCGAACAGCACGTTCGCCGCCAGCATCGCCGTGATGCCGCTTTGGTCGTACGGCGGCGACACCTCCACGATGTCGAACGCGATGACGTTGAGGCCGGCGAGACCGCGTACGAGCGCGAGCGCCTGCGCGCTGCTGAGCCCGCCGACCTCGGGCGTGCCGGTCCCGGGCGCGAACGCCGGGTCCACCGAATCGATGTCGAACGAAACGTAGACCGGAAGGCCGCGCACGCGGTCCAGATGCCGCAGGGCCGCGTCGATACCCTCGCGATGGATCGCCTCGGCGCGCACCACCGTGACGCCGTGCTGCTCGCCGAAGGCGAAGTCGTCTTCGTCGTACACGGGCCCGCGGATGCCGAACTGCACGGCGGTCTTGCCGTCGTAGAGCCCCTCCTCGTGGGCGCGGCGGAACGGCGTGCCGTGGAAGTATCGGTTGCCGAAGTACTCCTCCCACATGTCCTGGTGGCTGTCGAAGTGCACGAGCGAGAACGGCCCGCGCGCCTTGGCGACCGCGCGCATGATCGGCAGCGTGAGCGAATGGTCGCCGCCTACGCAGGCGGGCACCGCGCCCGCGGCGAGGAGCCGGCCGACGGCCGCCTCGACCCGGCCGTATGTGTCGAG
The sequence above is drawn from the bacterium genome and encodes:
- a CDS encoding rhomboid family intramembrane serine protease — its product is MIPLGDVSRRPVRFPGMTLALILLNGAVFLQELAAGDPFVSKWAMVPADITAGRHWITVLTSMFLHGSWSHILGNMLFLWVFGPEIEDSMNPGRYLVFYLIGGVAANLAQVLAGPGSTEPTLGASGAIAAVMGAFLITYPRDKIRTVLFLGFFFTVTFLPAFLLIGLWFVIQLISFGSITNATSGASGGVAYAAHVGGILFGAITARLFEDPGRIEEPAGYR
- a CDS encoding TetR/AcrR family transcriptional regulator, translated to MATDTLTAFEPRKTPVQERAAVTVEAISEATVQVLLTHGSDRLTTTRVAERAGVAVGTLYQYFPNKQSLLFAVLKGHLKVVSDRVEAACERAKHEPLSEMIRQMVEAYVGVKMERSDISVALYQIAPDVGGPALMKRVLQRLRKAVEAMLETAPDMTSPPDKFAVEMMLAAISGAMRSVLEAGASPALMRKTREQLVLLCQSYLTAATGGRL
- a CDS encoding oxidoreductase, whose amino-acid sequence is MIEQTDLDGSFVLPGTSMKVNRMGYGAMQLAGPQVWGPPRHLDAAIAVLRNVVESGVNHIDTSDFYGPHVTNQIIRQALHPYPEGLVIATKVGLRRGADKSWIHALSRRELIDAVHNNLRHLGLDILDVVNLRVGEVTGPTEGPIEAPLTVLVELKRQGLIRQIGLSNVTREQLAEAQTISEIVCVQNLYNVAQRKDDPFIDNLAAQGIAYVPFFPLGGFTPLQSSALDAAATALRATPVQVALAWLLQRSPNVLLIPGTSSLTHLRENLQASMLRIPPDLLASLDSINGDPNRS
- the speB gene encoding agmatinase, which produces MSAQRFEPPNAFRSPRFAQLSTFMRLPYQPDPAGLDVGILGIPFDGGVSFRSGARFGPKEVRNNSLLIRPYNPVLKTSPFRRLKIADCGDVDTNPMDILDTYGRVEAAVGRLLAAGAVPACVGGDHSLTLPIMRAVAKARGPFSLVHFDSHQDMWEEYFGNRYFHGTPFRRAHEEGLYDGKTAVQFGIRGPVYDEDDFAFGEQHGVTVVRAEAIHREGIDAALRHLDRVRGLPVYVSFDIDSVDPAFAPGTGTPEVGGLSSAQALALVRGLAGLNVIAFDIVEVSPPYDQSGITAMLAANVLFELLSVISLSR